A genome region from Gossypium hirsutum isolate 1008001.06 chromosome A04, Gossypium_hirsutum_v2.1, whole genome shotgun sequence includes the following:
- the LOC107951118 gene encoding transcription repressor OFP15, translated as MGKKMKLPFLSNNNSVQAASSWSWPSCQQQPRTLSFRADVSATTPQSGFSTSSESPSCGCGYEYGGDPVETVVKGLRSDRLFFEPGESSSILEVTKPTSDDDDDDGLPFKGSEVLSMESRDPFVDFSKCMEEMVEDQGLKDWEGLEKLLCWYLKANGKGNHGYIVAAFVDLLVKLAISSTDNCIPSCSNRSHSPSSPLSFYTSSSSSSSCSNSDDNSSTTTPCVSSLSDLKEIIEEANKKDVSSSSSLDV; from the coding sequence atggggaagaagatgaagctTCCTTTTCTCTCCAACAACAACAGCGTACAAGCAGCGTCCTCATGGTCATGGCCTTCCTGTCAGCAGCAGCCCAGAACCCTCTCTTTCAGAGCAGATGTAAGTGCAACAACACCCCAATCTGGGTTCTCCACCTCTTCTGAATCCCCATCCTGTGGCTGTGGATATGAATATGGAGGTGATCCTGTTGAGACTGTCGTTAAAGGTTTAAGGTCTGACAGACTGTTTTTCGAGCCTGGAGAGAGTAGTTCGATCCTTGAAGTAACAAAGCCCAcgagtgatgatgatgatgatgatgggttACCTTTTAAAGGGAGCGAAGTGTTGTCCATGGAGTCTCGAGATCCGTTTGTTGATTTCAGCAAGTGTATGGAAGAAATGGTGGAAGATCAGGGTTTGAAAGATTGGGAAGGTCTTGAAAAGCTTCTGTGTTGGTATTTGAAAGCCAATGGCAAAGGCAACCATGGGTACATCGTCGCTGCCTTCGTTGACTTGCTTGTAAAACTTGCCATTTCTTCTACTGATAATTGTATTCCTTCTTGTTCTAATCGCTCTCATTCTCCTTCTTCCCCTTTATCTTTCTACACTTCTTCTTCGTCATCTTCTTCGTGTTCAAACTCTGATGATAATTCTTCAACGACGACCCCTTGTGTGTCTTCCTTATCAGATCTGAAGGAGATCATTGAGGAGGCTAATAAAAAAGAtgtttcttcatcttcatcactTGATGTTTGA